From one Lycorma delicatula isolate Av1 chromosome 2, ASM4794821v1, whole genome shotgun sequence genomic stretch:
- the LOC142320646 gene encoding uncharacterized protein LOC142320646, with protein sequence MPAKILKEEKLSDKTIQIVLLERERIEEAVSILYIGFFPYENICIGCAMISNISACNELAKLAAITAEECVSLIAVEKETNKIVGVCFNKLQKLAKLNEPSFFEEFRDKYCKEENSISLINFMINMDSSIDIFKKFNTDCLIEIMFIAVAPEFGKIGIGKLLFESTLELIKLIQIDANMELIPKLAISLLTSIYTYKICKKLHFVEVLRKNFRDYDFNGKWKYSDKVDCKLHSEGIVLMAKEV encoded by the exons ATGCCagcaaaaatattaaaggaaGAAAAGCTTTCAGATAAAACTATACAAATTGTTTTGCTTGAACGAGAAAGAATAGAAGAAGCTGTTTCAATACTTTATATAGGATTTTTTccatatgaaaatatttgtattg GTTGTGCAATGATATCAAATATATCAGCCTGCAATGAATTAGCAAAACTGGCTGCAATCACTGCAGAAGAATGTGTGTCTCTGATTGCtgttgaaaaagaaacaaataaaattgttggtgtatgttttaacaaattacaaaaattagcaaaattaaatGAACCcagtttttttgaagaatttcgaGATAAATACTGTAAAGAAGAGAATTCAATTTCCCTAATTAATTTCATGATCAATATGGATTCatctattgatatttttaaaaaatttaatactgactgtttaattgaaataatgtttatagCAGTTGCACCTGAATTTGGTAAAATTGGAATtggaaaattactttttgaatctACATTagaacttattaaattaattcaaattgatGCAAATATGGAATTAATCCCTAAATTGGCCATAAGTCTTTTAAcatcaatatatacatataaaatttgtaaaaagttacattttgttGAAGTATTACGAAAAAATTTCAGAGATTATGATTTTAATGGAAAATGGAAATACAGTGATAAAGTTGATTGCAAGTTACACAGTGAAGGAATAGTTTTAATGGCTAAAGaagtgtaa